DNA from Chloroflexi bacterium ADurb.Bin180:
GACGCAACGCCCAAGATTCCATCGCGACGGGGGAGATCAAGGGGCGAGGGTGGACGCAACGTATCCAGGGGCAAGAATGTCGCCCTACCTGCGCGCTTTCTCTTGAGGAAGTCGATCGCCCTCTGAGCATCGTCCCAAGTCTGAGCGACAACATCCTGGACCTGCGACCCCAGAGCGGCTTCGATTGCTCGCTCAAGCTCTGCCGGCACACGCACCAGCGACGCGATCGACCCGGGCAGACCGTGGAGATCACCCGCCTCCGTCGCCTGCATCACCGCGCGAACCCCCGCATACATCCCTGCCCCGTCGGCGTGCAGCCGATCAAGCGCCTCAAGCCGCACAGTGACGCGTTGCATCTCTGCCCGCTGCTGTCCTAGCCACTGCTGAACTCGATCGGCGTCGGCGCGGCTATCAGCGAGTTCCCGATCAGCATTCACCTCGTCCTGCTGCGCTTGCTGTAGAGCAGCCCGCGCCTCTTCCACGCTGCGTCGCTCCACCTCTACAGCAGCCTGAAGGGCCCGGCGCCGCTCCGTTCCTTCTGTGACTGCCTTGGTGAGCTCATCGTGCTGAGCCGCCAGGTCAGCCAGCCGCTCCTCAGCCTGGCTCAGGCGAACCTCACGGTCACCCAACTGGTGCCGAAGCTCCAGAGCACGGGCCTGTGCCTCGGCTTGCCGACGAAGCATGGCGTGCCGTTGCTGCGCCAGCCGCGCGTGCTCCTCGCCGACCTCGGTTAGCCGCGCACGGGCACTCTCGAGTTCGCGCCCTCTCAAGCCGAGCTCTGCCTCGAGCGATTCAAGGTCGAGGTCTTCGGTGCCGAGAGCGGAACGCAGTGGGGCCAGGTTGGCCTCGGTCTCCTCCAGGCGCTCACGGAGTTGTCTCTGGCGTTCACGTGCCACAGCCAGTTCGCGCTGCCGGTTACCAGCTTCGGTGTGTCGTACGCTGCTTTCGCGATGCAGCTCAGCGAGACGCTCGCGACGCTCGTTGATCTGATGCCTCTGGTTTAGGACCTGTTGTCCCAGATCGTCTGCTTCCTCCAACAACACAAGCGCACGGTCCTCGTGATAGGCAAGCCGTTGGCGCGCCTGCTCGAGTTCGTAGAGGCCCCGTCCCCAACGGTAGCCATACCAGATCAGCAGGGTCTCGGACAACTCGTGTTGCAGTCGAGCATGCTCCTCTACTCTGGCAGCCTGTCTCTGCAGGCGTCGCAGACGTGGTTCGACTTCGCCAACAATGTCATAAACGCGCTGGAGGTTTCGCTTCGTCTCATCAAGGCGCGTGACGGCATCCTCACGTCGAGTCCTGTACGGAGTAATCCCGGCAGCCTGCTCAAAAAGCGCTAGCCGCTCCTGTGGACGAAGAGAAAGGATCTGATCGACGAGACCCTGGCCGATCACGAGATAAGCATCACGGCCCAGACCCGCTCGATCAAGCAGATCACGCAGGTCCATCAGCCGGACCCGCGAGCCGTTCAGCATGTAGTCGCTAGTTCCGTCTCGATAGGCCCGCCGCTCAACGATGACCTCGGCAAACTCGACAGGGAGCCACCCACTGCTGTTGTCGAAAACGATGGCAGCCCGAGCCATGCCAGACCGCGACCGCTTGCCGCTACCGGCAAAGATCATGTCCTCCCCGGTGCGACCACGAATGGCGGTCAGGCGCTGCTCCCCAAGCACCCAGCGGATAGCGTCAGTAACGTTGCTCTTTCCGCTCCCGTTCGGCCCCACGACGGCAGTGATACCGGTTGGGAACATGAAGGTGGCAGGGTCGGCAAACGACTTGAACCCCTGCAGTTCGATCTGCTTCAGCTTCGGCATGAGTTGTCCCACACCGGCAGGAAGACCATCCACTGGTCAGGAGCTGCGCGAACGAAGTCCTCGATCTGGGCCAACACGCGCTGCACGTTTACCACAACATCACGCCCGCGGTCGCCGGTACGTTCCATCTCCATTGGGGGATTGGCCCTGATGCGATAGGAGACACCGTCCCAGACGAAGGAGAGCGTCATCACCAGGCAATCGGTGATCAGCGGAATCCGGATATAGCCAGTGGGCAGACAAGCAGGCTGCCCGAAGAAGGTAACCGGCGAGTTCGCCCCTGGAACAGGACGGTCCACACCAGTGAGCACGATTCCGCCACTCCGCAGCCGCTCAATCGCCTCACGAAGTGTCTGTGGCGTTATCGGTGTCAGAGTCCCGCGGGCCCTGGAACGGAGATCATTGATGATCTGATAGCCTGGCGGAGGGTCAGCCAACGACAACGCCTGCACCGGCACGGGCGCATAATGAGCAAAGGCTATCCCGCACAGGTCGAAGTTCGACGAGTGCGACCCCAAGACCATGAGTCCGCGCCCGGTAGCTACTGCGTCCTCCAGATAGCCACGGACCTCTGCGGGCATCTGGACTGAGGGCCGGAATTCCTCGGGTTGCAGGTCACGCCGTCCGGCATTGTGGAACAGATGGTAGTAGCTGAGCGTCGAGTAGTAGAACAGCCTCCGCACAGCTCGAACATGGTCCTCTTGAGTTGACTCGGCCGGCAG
Protein-coding regions in this window:
- a CDS encoding lipid A biosynthesis lauroyl acyltransferase — protein: MRGCVYDELMTMTGQKQSLFQRSLPTRLMYGLGKMTPPALAGGVVWGITQALLAWKPANYYGALANLSHVLPAESTQEDHVRAVRRLFYYSTLSYYHLFHNAGRRDLQPEEFRPSVQMPAEVRGYLEDAVATGRGLMVLGSHSSNFDLCGIAFAHYAPVPVQALSLADPPPGYQIINDLRSRARGTLTPITPQTLREAIERLRSGGIVLTGVDRPVPGANSPVTFFGQPACLPTGYIRIPLITDCLVMTLSFVWDGVSYRIRANPPMEMERTGDRGRDVVVNVQRVLAQIEDFVRAAPDQWMVFLPVWDNSCRS
- the smc_5 gene encoding Chromosome partition protein Smc, which codes for MPKLKQIELQGFKSFADPATFMFPTGITAVVGPNGSGKSNVTDAIRWVLGEQRLTAIRGRTGEDMIFAGSGKRSRSGMARAAIVFDNSSGWLPVEFAEVIVERRAYRDGTSDYMLNGSRVRLMDLRDLLDRAGLGRDAYLVIGQGLVDQILSLRPQERLALFEQAAGITPYRTRREDAVTRLDETKRNLQRVYDIVGEVEPRLRRLQRQAARVEEHARLQHELSETLLIWYGYRWGRGLYELEQARQRLAYHEDRALVLLEEADDLGQQVLNQRHQINERRERLAELHRESSVRHTEAGNRQRELAVARERQRQLRERLEETEANLAPLRSALGTEDLDLESLEAELGLRGRELESARARLTEVGEEHARLAQQRHAMLRRQAEAQARALELRHQLGDREVRLSQAEERLADLAAQHDELTKAVTEGTERRRALQAAVEVERRSVEEARAALQQAQQDEVNADRELADSRADADRVQQWLGQQRAEMQRVTVRLEALDRLHADGAGMYAGVRAVMQATEAGDLHGLPGSIASLVRVPAELERAIEAALGSQVQDVVAQTWDDAQRAIDFLKRKRAGRATFLPLDTLRPPSPLDLPRRDGILGVASDLVEYDAVYQSAVLLLLGRTAVAESLEAARRLLRDLRGSFNIVTLAGEIVRSSGSVTGGEGRETQGPGLLSRERERRELREQAQDLAQAVAKDEALLAAAESKVRELTEAREACLGRRRLADGLVRERDRALDQAVRQLERAIQDTQWQQAQLEKLAEERDRVQAQVQRLTETRSQAKSDLTAIDSLLSELAVELSSIGEDDVSSRLAEKRTEVAVLEQELESRRVYVESRQREVHRLRRQISEQEQRLEALAAESAQLSTTLDTLATSYDQARREAEELASQIVPLESQLAELEVSLEAQAEREQGLRRVVREAEQRLAQAEVDASRREDQLQALKREIEETLGIVISNLPDTIATQQPLPLGDIVCPLPTVTELPQGLENQVRDLRTQLRRLEPVNPAAKEEYDELAERHKFLREQMEDLEKASAHLREIINELDEMMDTMFSTTFKSIAAEFMRVFELLFNGGNARLELAEGDDGRPGVEILARPPGKRAASLAMLSGGERSLTAVALVFAVMSISPTPFCVLDEVDAMLDEANVGRFRRMLRDLARETQFIIITHNRGTVEVADTIYGVSMGDDGVSSVLSLNLEDLPVSEVI